From the genome of Perca flavescens isolate YP-PL-M2 chromosome 1, PFLA_1.0, whole genome shotgun sequence, one region includes:
- the LOC114554471 gene encoding mesoderm posterior protein 2-like, producing MDISPVPLLNYGLQYQWCYDSDLSSISSSETLSPVTSMDSSLSPSYQQLPQSTPKAAKTGFSQRLTSSLSGRGRKRGLDTRMRSKQRESASEKEKLRMRDLTKAMHHLRSYLPPSVAPAGQTLTKIETLRLTIGYISYLSAQLGLSEEGLFQRREQGDTSASGTSSPDILSYFQHTAMGGQEEAQLQNQSLYPAQCYSQNTMLHSGSCSFGVDQYSTQYIEAPQGDMSMDAILQSSPATQPCCQFSSLYLVAVLVSSQFGCECDGAQDKMLQSVLCWS from the exons ATGGATATCTCCCCGGTCCCTCTGCTCAACTACGGCCTGCAGTACCAGTGGTGCTACGACTCGGACCTGTCTAGCATCTCCTCTTCAGAAACCCTCTCCCCGGTCACCTCTATGGACTCCAGCCTCTCTCCGTCCTACCAGCAGCTGCCACAGTCCACTCCTAAGGCAGCTAAGACTGGATTTTCCCAGAGGCTCACATCATCCCTGTCTGGACGTGGCAGGAAAAGGGGCCTAGACACCCGGATGCGCAGCAAGCAGAGAGAGAGCGCCAGCGAGAAGGAAAAGCTGAGGATGAGGGATCTGACCAAGGCTATGCATCATCTCAGGTCCTACCTCCCGCCCTCGGTGGCCCCTGCCGGACAGACCCTGACAAAGATAGAGACTCTCCGCCTCACCATCGGCTACATCTCGTACCTGTCGGCCCAGCTGGGCCTCAGCGAGGAGGGGCTGTTTCAGAGGAGGGAACAAGGAGATACCTCGGCCAGCGGCACCTCCTCCCCTGACATCCTCAGCTACTTCCAGCACACCGCCATGGGAGGACAGGAGGAGGCCCAGCTGCAGAACCAGAGCCTGTACCCAGCCCAGTGTTACAGCCAGAACACCATGCTGCATTCTGGGAGCTGTAGTTTTGGAGTGGATCAGTACAGTACACAGTACATTGAAGCTCCTCAGGGAGACATGAGCATGGATGCCATCCTGCAGTCATCTCCAGCAACACAGCCCTGCTGCCAG TTCAGTTCACTTTACCTTGTGGCTGTACTGGTTAGCTCCCAGTTTGGATGTGAATGTGATGGAGCCCAGGACAAAATGCTACAGAGCGTCCTCTGCTGGTCATGA